The stretch of DNA ACAAATAGCCACCAAAGATGCAGGCTGAACTACCCACAGATCGCTTTCTGGGACTTTCTAGGGGCGATCGCGAAAACGCAGACAATAGCCAGCAAGGATGCAGGCTGAACCACCCACAGATCGCTTTCTGAGACTTTCTAGGGGCGATCGCGAAAACACAGACAAATNNNNNNNNNNNNNNNNNGAACCACCCACAGATCGCTTTCTGAGACTTTCTAGGGGCGATCGCGAAAACACAGACAAATAGCCAGCAAGGATGCAGGCTGAAAACCCCTACATACCTGGGCGTTGTATCTTTTTTCGATTTCCCGATTGTGGGGAATCGTCTGCCGAAATCTGAATCTAGAACAATGGCGTTGATTTTGTCAAATCGGGGAATAGATTGTCTGGCTGGGAAGGTTCTATGGCAGCGATGGTTTCTGATTTGAGTCTTTTTCTGGCAGGCAAACGGACCAACCAATTTAAAATTTTCAAAAAGAAACCGATATTTGGCAGGTTGTTTGTGGTATGCTTAAAAAAGCAAGTTAGCTGGTTGTGGCTTTGTCGGCTGGCTGCGTTGGCTGTTGCCTTGGCAAAACGATTCGCAATTCTGGGTAAGTTCTTATGGAATGGGACGGACAAAGAAAAAAGCAATTTCGCGAGGCATTATGTCAAGTTTATCCTGACCCAGGCGATCTAGAGATATTTGTTGAAGAGGATTTTGGGGAATCTCTGGCGGAAATTACTACAGAAAACAATCTCCGGAAAATTGCTTTTCAAGTAATAAAGTGGGCAGAACGTCAAGGACGTTTGGATGAGCTTTTGGAAATCTTTTGTCAAGAAAATGCCAACAATCCCATTATTGCTGAGTTACAGGGCGATCGCTTTATTGATGAAGAAAGTTCCCAACCCAAAATTCCATCAAAAGATTGGAAACGGTTATTTAGCTGTTTTCTAGATGACGACCCGTTGGTCAAAGCCTGTAAAGGAGCTTTTCAATACTGCTTTCAACGCCCTCTAGAGGAAATTTATCCTGACTGCCCTCCCCTCAATCAAATCGATACCATTCAACAATTATTAGAAAAATACGACAATCCCCAAATAGCGATCGCTTTGGCCAATCGCACGTATCAATTGATTCAACGAAATTGCGAAGGGAAAAAACGGGATGGAGATTTAGAAAACATACGAGGTTGGCGCGATCGCGTGGCGCAACAGCACAATATTTCCCCAGATTTTGGTATTGAAAATAACTCCGTGTATGGCTATTTGCTCGTAGCCATTGCCCCGAAAGCCAGTCACTTTCTGATTTTTCCAGAATTGCATTTAACCAACGGTCAAATTATTCCAATCGATACTTATAAAGGAGTTAAATGTCAATTCGATAAAGTTCCCAACTATTTATCGGAGATTATCAAAGAGGCAGAGGAAAAATTGGGACATTATCAAGGGATTGGTTCTGTCACCCTGGAAATCTTTTTACCCTGGCAATACTTGGATCGGCGGATTCACGAATGGCCGGTAACCGATGAATTGGAAGATCGATGCAACCTCAGCGAACATCGAGCTTTTATCGTGCGATCGCTAGACCGAGCTACAATTCCCAGTTTGAAAAATCAATTGGAAGAAGCTTGGAGAATTTGGAAAAACTGGTTTCCAAAGAACCAAATTGTTGGGAACTTCCATGAATTCGATTGCTCGAATTGTACGATTTACTTCGATTATCGCCAAAAACCGGGCATCAAATTTGGTAATGGACTGCCAGACAAGGTAGAAGAACGTCAAAAAATCTTTAAAAAACTGATTAAATCGTGCATTCCATTCGCCTTTTGGACTTATGCAAAATTTGATTGGCACTATACGATTCAAGCTTTGAACGCCCTTCTGGCTGCTGGAAATTTGCAGGATTTTCGGGAACTCGCGATCGAGATTATGCAAAAACGTAATGCTGCGCCCAACACACCCATACTTGAGTTGGGCATGTTGTGTGATTGTCCGGAACGCATGCCAACGCTACCGGATGCCAAATCCTCACCGTTGCGCGGTCCTTCGTAACTTTATCGATAGAAATTTATTGGGAATACATTGTTATGTCAGATTGGAAACGATTTTTGGGAAACTGTGGCGACTCTCCCAACCCTTTACAATCCATCCCCGAACCGCCGCCTTGGCGGACATTTTTGCCACACGATAAGATTGACGATAATGCCGATCGCGATCGCTGGCAGCAGTTACAGCAAGACCAGCGTACTGTGGAACGGGGTCGTAGCTTTCACATTGAAGCTTCGGAAATTGTGGATGCAGTGAATGCGGCACTTTACCTGCGTCGTCCACTTTTGGTAACTGGAAGTCCCGGTTCTGGCAAAACTTCCCTCGCCTATGCTATTGCCTACGAACTACAATTGGGTCCAGTTTTGGTTTGGCCTATCACAGCGCGTTCTACCCTCAAAGATGCCCAGTATCGCTACGATGCCATTGCCCGCTTGCAAGACGCACAGCTAGACCGCGAAAAGCTGGAACGCCTGCGAAACCAATCATTTCGTTCCCAAAATGTAGAAGACTTGCAAGAAGAAGGTCGCCTGGGAGATTACATTCAACTTGGTCCTGTGGGAACTGCCTTTTTGCCTTCCCACTATCCGCGCGTCCTGTTAATCGATGAAATTGATAAAAGCGACCTCAACTTGCCCAACGATTTGCTGAATTTGTTTGAAGAGGGCGAGTTTTCCATTCCCGAACTGCAGCGGCGACAGCGGAAAGAACCTCGGGTAGACGTACAGACAGAAGACAACATCAAAGCCACGGTAGAAAACGGACGCATTCAGTGCTGCGAGTTTCCCATTGTGGTGATGACCAGCAACGGCGAACGGGACTTTCCGCCAGCTTTTTTGCGGCGTTGCTTGCGGTTGCGTATGCCCGATCCTACTGAAGAATCTTTAAAAGCAATTGTGAAATCCCATTTCCCGGAGTACGATGGCGACAACTGGCAACACGTAGAAGAGCAAGTTGATAGCCTCATCAACGAGTTTCTCGATAATGGCAATAAAAGCGACCGGGCAACCGACCAATTGCTCAATGCCATTTATTTTATAACGCGGGAAGCCAAGCCAAATGATGATACTGAATGGAAACAACTGCGAAATATTTTGTTTAAACGGTTGAGCCAGGAGCAATCCTAATGAATGTGGATCGGTTGATTGCCGCTCTCAGGGAAACGGAACATCTCGATGCGACTGCAATTTCAGAAGCATTGTGGTTGGCAACGCAAATGCAAGGAGGCGATGCCATCCCCGGGTCGTTTTCAGAACCCGAGGAACGGGCAACCACCGAAGAATCGCCTGTCGAAACGCCAGCAGAAACAGAACCAGAAATTCTACCACCCAAATTAATCTCAGAAGCTACTGCAGAAGTGGCAACACCTTCAGTTACCGACACATCCAGTATTTTGCCAACCGAAGCGCTACCAATTTGGATTGCCGATCCTCCCTTGCTGGATAACTCGCTGGCCGTTATTCGCGCGTTGCGACCTCTATTGCAGCAAATTTCATCTGGCATTTCCGACGAAGTCAACGAAGCTGCAACAGTCGATCGCATTGTGGAAAATAATATTTGGCTGCCGGTTCTGGAACCGAATCGCGAACCTTGGTTTGATGTGGTTTTGATAATCGATCGCAATGCCTCTATGAACCTGTGGCAGCGGCTGGTGGACGACTTACAACTGACATTAAAACGATACCGAGCCTTTCGCAACCTGCAAGTTTTTAACATCGATGCCGATACCGATACCATTCGCCTGCATCCCCATCCCCAAGGGTTGTTGCGCAGTCCGCGAGAACTTTTGTCTCCCGATGGTCGCCGTTTGGTTATTGTTTTGAGCGATTGCGTTGCCGACTACTGGTGGAACGGATCGATGCTGTCAGTTTTGTCGGAGTGGGGAACAACCATGCCGACGGTGGTGTGGCAAATGCTGCCGGAGTGGATGTGGGAGCGAACGGCGTTGGGAATGGGAGAGTACGTGGCTTTGCGAAATCGCACCCCAGGGGCAGCAAACGGGCAACTAGAGTGGGAAACATTGTTGCTATCCGATCCTGAAGATGGGGAAGATAAGAAGAATCGCGTAGCCGTACCAGTGGTAACTTCTGACGTTGGCGACTTGCAGGCGTGGAGTCAGGTTTTGGCAGGGAATCACCAGCAGGTATGCGGTGGGTTTCTGTTGCCTGCGAGGGGCAACAATTCCTCGGAAGACACGACCGATGCTGGCAATGATGCTTCCCAACAAATTCAACAGTTTCGGATGCTTTCTTCGCCAGAAGCCAGACAGTTGGCGGTACTGTTGGCGGCTTCTCCGGTCATTACGCTACCGGTGATGCGTTTGATTCGTGCTTCCATGCTGCCGGCTACCTCGCTGCTGCCAGTGGCGGAAGTCTTTTTAAGCGGACTGTTGCGGAAACTGCCGGGGCAACCGCCAGAAACCGATCCCGAATTGGTCCAATACGAGTTTGTTTCTGGCGTTCGGGAAAACTTACTGGATATGCTGCCGCCGGTGGATGCTGTGGAGGTCATCAATGCGATTTCGTTCTACGTTTCGCGGCAGTTGGGCTATGCTTCGCTGCAGCAATTTAAAGCCTGGTTGCTGTCGCCGGAAAGCGAAGGTCAGGAAAAGGCAGCCGGCATGAAGTCGTTTGCCAAGGTGACGGCAAAGGTATTGAAACGTCTGGGGGGAGAGTATGCCCGTGTGGCAGAGAGGTTAGACCCCGAAGCAGGGGAAGCAAGCGGGGAAGAGACTGGCAAGACACCGCAACTGTATACCCGGCAGTTTCAAACGGCTACGGTAAACGTGGTTCGCACCTTTGAATTTGAAACGGCAACTGTGGAGGTTTTGGGAAACGATATCCAAATTCACCGCCATCGCCAGCAAGCATGGTTTTTTAGCGAACCTCTGGGTAACAATATAGACCTGGAAATGGTTTATATTCCCCCGGGAACGTTTCTCATGGGAGCGCCAGAATCGGAGGGAGGAAGCGATGACGACGAACGACCCCAGCACCAAGTGAGCGTACCAGCTTTTTTTCTAAACAAATACCCGGTGACTCAAGCGCAATGGCGCGCTGTTGCCAACCTTCCGAAATACGAACGCGACCCTTCGACAAGGCTCAGGGCAAGCCTCAATCCCAATCCATCTGAATTTTCAGGGGATAACCGACCTGTAGAAAATGTATCTTGGTATGATGCTGTAGAATTTTGCCAGCGATTGTCCCAGCACACTGGCAGAAAGTACCGACTTCCCAACGAAGCCGAGTGGGAATATGCCTGTCGTGCCGGTACGCAAACGCCCTTTTATTTTGGCGAAACCATTACCACCGACCTAGCCAATTACGATGGTAATTATGTTTACGGTCGAGGCAAAACAGGAGAACATTGCCAAGAAACTACAGATGTAGGCAGCTTTCCTGCCAATGGATTTGGACTTTTTGACATGCATGGGAATGTTTTGGAATGGTGTGCCGACGATTGGCATGACAATTACGAAGGGGCACCAACTGATGGCAGTGCTTGGATAGATAGTGAAGAGAAAAAAGAAACTGAAAAGCTCTTGCGCGGTGGTTCTTGGCTCATCTTCCCGCGCTACTGCCGTTCTGCAATTCGCGTCAGGAATCATCCCGTCTACTCCGACCACGACCACGGGTTTCGCGTAGCGTGCGCCGCGGCGAGAACGCTCTAACCCTTTACATCTTCCCTTTGTAGCATATAACCCAGGAGTGCGATCGATCGTGCAAACACCAACCACTAAGAATTCCCCCTCCGAATATCGCGTTTTCATCGGCTACCGTTACGCTCAGGCACAATGCTTTGCTGAAGATTTGGGAAATGGCGTGCAACTGGAAATGACGCTGATTCCAGCCGGCGAATTTCTCATGGGATCTCCTGAAGACGAACCGGAACCACAAGACGAGGAATCGCCGCAGCATCGCGTGTCCGTACCGCAGTTTTTTCTAGGTACTTATCCAGTTACCCAAGCGCAATGGAGGGCTTTAGCCAATCTTCCTAAATATGAACGCGACCCTTCGACAAGGCTCAGGGCAAGCCTTAACCCCAACCCATCCCGTTTTTCAGGGGATAACCGACCTGTGGAACGAGTATCTTGGTATGATGCTGTGGAATTTTGCCAGCGTTTGTCCCACTATACTGGTAGAGACTACCGACTTCCCAGCGAAGCCGAATGGGAATATGCCTGTCGCGCGGGTACGCAAACGCCTTTTTCTTTTGGCGAAACCATTACCACCGAGCTAGCCAATTACGATGGTACGTATGTTTACGGTCGAGGCAAAAAAGGAGAATATCGAGCAGAAACCACAGATGTAGGCAACTTTCCTGCTAATAACTTTGGACTGTTTGACATGCATGGCAACGTTTGGGAATGGTGTACCGACGATTGGCACAAAAATTACGAAGGCGCACCAACAAATAGCAGTGCTTGGCTCGATAGTAAAAATAGAACAGAAACTGAAAAGCTCCTGCGTGGTGGTTCTTGGAACGTCAACCCGCTCTACTGCCGTTCTGCTGTTCGCCTCAGGAATCGTCCCGACTACTCCGTCGATGTCATCGGGTTTCGCGTTGCGTGTGACGTGGCGAGGACTTTCTAAATTTTGACTCTTTTTGCCAAGCGTTCTTTTCCCTAACCCAAAAAACTGGGTAGCATAAGGCAGGGTGTAGGGAAAACAAAGATGAATACAAATAAAAACTCTCGCCAAGGGCAACGAAAAAGAAATAAAAGCGTCGGCAAGCAACTACAAAGAAGAAAAATTGTGCGCCGATCGCACCAACTTCAAGAAATTTATTGGTTTGTGGTGCTGGTTTTGGCTGTTGCGATCGCGACAAACTACCAAAAATTCGATTTGAATCTCAATTGGAACCTCAACCGCGACTTTTTTGCAGCTTTCCCCACCAACCCCAATTCCGATCTTGGGCA from Geitlerinema sp. PCC 9228 encodes:
- a CDS encoding effector-associated domain EAD1-containing protein; this encodes MEWDGQRKKQFREALCQVYPDPGDLEIFVEEDFGESLAEITTENNLRKIAFQVIKWAERQGRLDELLEIFCQENANNPIIAELQGDRFIDEESSQPKIPSKDWKRLFSCFLDDDPLVKACKGAFQYCFQRPLEEIYPDCPPLNQIDTIQQLLEKYDNPQIAIALANRTYQLIQRNCEGKKRDGDLENIRGWRDRVAQQHNISPDFGIENNSVYGYLLVAIAPKASHFLIFPELHLTNGQIIPIDTYKGVKCQFDKVPNYLSEIIKEAEEKLGHYQGIGSVTLEIFLPWQYLDRRIHEWPVTDELEDRCNLSEHRAFIVRSLDRATIPSLKNQLEEAWRIWKNWFPKNQIVGNFHEFDCSNCTIYFDYRQKPGIKFGNGLPDKVEERQKIFKKLIKSCIPFAFWTYAKFDWHYTIQALNALLAAGNLQDFRELAIEIMQKRNAAPNTPILELGMLCDCPERMPTLPDAKSSPLRGPS
- a CDS encoding AAA family ATPase yields the protein MSDWKRFLGNCGDSPNPLQSIPEPPPWRTFLPHDKIDDNADRDRWQQLQQDQRTVERGRSFHIEASEIVDAVNAALYLRRPLLVTGSPGSGKTSLAYAIAYELQLGPVLVWPITARSTLKDAQYRYDAIARLQDAQLDREKLERLRNQSFRSQNVEDLQEEGRLGDYIQLGPVGTAFLPSHYPRVLLIDEIDKSDLNLPNDLLNLFEEGEFSIPELQRRQRKEPRVDVQTEDNIKATVENGRIQCCEFPIVVMTSNGERDFPPAFLRRCLRLRMPDPTEESLKAIVKSHFPEYDGDNWQHVEEQVDSLINEFLDNGNKSDRATDQLLNAIYFITREAKPNDDTEWKQLRNILFKRLSQEQS
- a CDS encoding formylglycine-generating enzyme family protein, with protein sequence MNVDRLIAALRETEHLDATAISEALWLATQMQGGDAIPGSFSEPEERATTEESPVETPAETEPEILPPKLISEATAEVATPSVTDTSSILPTEALPIWIADPPLLDNSLAVIRALRPLLQQISSGISDEVNEAATVDRIVENNIWLPVLEPNREPWFDVVLIIDRNASMNLWQRLVDDLQLTLKRYRAFRNLQVFNIDADTDTIRLHPHPQGLLRSPRELLSPDGRRLVIVLSDCVADYWWNGSMLSVLSEWGTTMPTVVWQMLPEWMWERTALGMGEYVALRNRTPGAANGQLEWETLLLSDPEDGEDKKNRVAVPVVTSDVGDLQAWSQVLAGNHQQVCGGFLLPARGNNSSEDTTDAGNDASQQIQQFRMLSSPEARQLAVLLAASPVITLPVMRLIRASMLPATSLLPVAEVFLSGLLRKLPGQPPETDPELVQYEFVSGVRENLLDMLPPVDAVEVINAISFYVSRQLGYASLQQFKAWLLSPESEGQEKAAGMKSFAKVTAKVLKRLGGEYARVAERLDPEAGEASGEETGKTPQLYTRQFQTATVNVVRTFEFETATVEVLGNDIQIHRHRQQAWFFSEPLGNNIDLEMVYIPPGTFLMGAPESEGGSDDDERPQHQVSVPAFFLNKYPVTQAQWRAVANLPKYERDPSTRLRASLNPNPSEFSGDNRPVENVSWYDAVEFCQRLSQHTGRKYRLPNEAEWEYACRAGTQTPFYFGETITTDLANYDGNYVYGRGKTGEHCQETTDVGSFPANGFGLFDMHGNVLEWCADDWHDNYEGAPTDGSAWIDSEEKKETEKLLRGGSWLIFPRYCRSAIRVRNHPVYSDHDHGFRVACAAARTL
- a CDS encoding formylglycine-generating enzyme family protein, coding for MQTPTTKNSPSEYRVFIGYRYAQAQCFAEDLGNGVQLEMTLIPAGEFLMGSPEDEPEPQDEESPQHRVSVPQFFLGTYPVTQAQWRALANLPKYERDPSTRLRASLNPNPSRFSGDNRPVERVSWYDAVEFCQRLSHYTGRDYRLPSEAEWEYACRAGTQTPFSFGETITTELANYDGTYVYGRGKKGEYRAETTDVGNFPANNFGLFDMHGNVWEWCTDDWHKNYEGAPTNSSAWLDSKNRTETEKLLRGGSWNVNPLYCRSAVRLRNRPDYSVDVIGFRVACDVARTF